A part of Pirellulaceae bacterium genomic DNA contains:
- a CDS encoding aminodeoxychorismate/anthranilate synthase component II codes for MILLIDNYDSFIYNLARYLVRLGATVSVLRNDAPDLISAAEQSQAIVISPGPCGPDQAGQCLGIVQRYSGLRPILGVCLGHQIIVQAMGGKIIRAAYPIHGRALPIEFDDSPLFSGFPAVANMARYHSLVASPDQFPASLSIIARSRAEEISPAQQSLQVHSVHVGRMSQEISRQPQFFPEIMAVQHRQHPTFGVQFHPESVLSPLGYQLLANFLVQCGSPRATQLPTPDYAADLR; via the coding sequence ATGATTCTGCTGATCGACAACTACGACAGCTTCATCTACAACTTGGCTCGCTATTTGGTGCGACTGGGCGCGACCGTCTCTGTATTGCGCAACGACGCGCCGGACTTGATATCGGCGGCCGAGCAATCGCAGGCCATTGTGATTTCACCGGGACCTTGTGGCCCCGATCAGGCGGGGCAGTGCTTGGGAATCGTCCAACGCTACAGTGGCTTACGTCCGATCCTCGGAGTCTGCCTCGGCCACCAAATCATCGTTCAAGCCATGGGTGGAAAAATAATCCGCGCGGCCTACCCCATACACGGGCGGGCACTACCGATTGAATTTGACGACAGCCCGCTGTTTAGCGGTTTTCCAGCAGTCGCCAACATGGCTCGCTATCACTCTTTGGTTGCGTCTCCAGACCAGTTCCCGGCAAGTCTATCGATCATTGCTCGGAGTCGCGCAGAAGAGATTAGTCCTGCACAGCAGAGTTTACAGGTTCATTCTGTGCACGTTGGCCGGATGAGTCAGGAGATTTCTCGACAACCGCAGTTTTTCCCTGAGATCATGGCGGTACAACACCGCCAGCACCCAACCTTTGGAGTCCAATTTCACCCAGAGTCAGTTCTTTCTCCGCTTGGCTACCAACTGCTGGCTAATTTTCTAGTGCAATGTGGCTCGCCGCGTGCCACCCAGTTGCCTACACCTGACTATGCTGCCGATCTGCGGTAA
- a CDS encoding ACP S-malonyltransferase: MDRPIDAAELKHRLPQSALSFRGYNQTNLGRSAELLAHPRYGDIVAQYLREAQQVCKEFAGRDVDLIERVRKNQETTLHDYSEAISIILAMEQAQLHLLKEFFDIDYTRAKVSLGFSLGEVGAIVAGGLMSLRDALSVPMALSEDCIALAEGVKLAVLFSREKKVDTDQVHRLCMEITAEGNGTLSISTYLAPNSLLLMGQGDTIDRFRELMKRTLPQTYLRANQGAWPPLHTPIMWQRAIPNRSAVMMQTIDVKYEKPVPPILSLVTGKVSYDKLNARDLMHKWIDHPQRLWDAMYEALLMGIETFIHVGPEPNIIPATFTRLRDNVEAQSKANISIRALSLAAQRRWLQVMLPQRTALLRATMILQVNLEDWLLQQRF, encoded by the coding sequence ATGGATCGACCGATTGATGCCGCTGAGCTGAAGCACCGCCTGCCACAGTCCGCATTGTCGTTTCGCGGCTACAACCAAACCAACTTGGGACGTAGCGCAGAGCTGCTCGCACATCCACGATATGGCGACATCGTGGCTCAGTATCTTCGCGAAGCCCAACAGGTCTGTAAGGAGTTCGCAGGTCGCGACGTCGATTTGATCGAACGGGTGCGCAAGAACCAGGAAACGACTCTCCATGACTACTCGGAAGCCATTTCCATCATCCTGGCAATGGAGCAAGCGCAACTGCACTTGTTGAAGGAGTTTTTCGATATCGACTATACGCGCGCCAAAGTCAGCCTAGGGTTTAGTTTGGGCGAAGTGGGGGCGATTGTCGCTGGGGGTCTGATGAGCCTCAGAGACGCCCTGTCGGTTCCGATGGCCTTGTCAGAGGATTGCATTGCGCTAGCCGAAGGGGTCAAGCTGGCAGTATTGTTTTCCCGCGAAAAGAAGGTGGATACCGACCAGGTGCATCGGCTGTGTATGGAAATCACTGCTGAAGGAAACGGCACTCTGTCAATATCCACGTATCTGGCTCCCAATTCGTTGTTATTGATGGGGCAGGGCGATACGATCGACCGCTTTCGAGAACTCATGAAGCGGACCTTGCCGCAAACGTACCTCCGCGCCAATCAAGGTGCTTGGCCTCCGCTGCACACACCCATCATGTGGCAACGAGCCATCCCCAATCGTTCGGCGGTCATGATGCAGACCATCGACGTCAAGTATGAAAAGCCCGTGCCCCCCATCCTATCGCTGGTTACCGGCAAGGTCAGCTATGACAAACTGAACGCTCGCGACCTGATGCACAAGTGGATCGACCATCCGCAGCGGCTATGGGACGCCATGTACGAAGCCTTGTTGATGGGCATAGAAACCTTTATCCATGTCGGCCCCGAACCCAACATCATACCGGCTACGTTCACGCGCTTGCGGGACAACGTGGAAGCTCAATCCAAGGCCAACATCAGCATTCGGGCGCTCTCCCTGGCCGCCCAGCGCCGTTGGCTGCAGGTCATGTTGCCTCAGCGCACCGCGCTGCTGCGTGCCACGATGATCCTGCAAGTCAATCTCGAAGACTGGCTACTACAGCAGAGGTTTTAA